In Clupea harengus chromosome 13, Ch_v2.0.2, whole genome shotgun sequence, one DNA window encodes the following:
- the urb2 gene encoding unhealthy ribosome biogenesis protein 2 homolog, whose amino-acid sequence MAAIYSGIHLKLKSPQTPWTDKLKLARFAWISPQCVLPNKEQVLFDWTSHALTLFYSKKIDLAQKVVEGLWVYFDDIIHSKKLQNVLSQGKTISLRIAVAQVINDRILEYSSGQCSVSLATVLSCLRGILSSPVLSVTYTAKYELLGELLARLSHLACSRLSLQHSGEPLSAGEFEMLLLTLSTYLTVQRQQANANRVFTQVTSNLLQPLLVLRYLLSSRTWSEEDGEVRLRQHVSKEIRSKVDAALQVALFFPDNLQAYKDELLLSSGEEPAAGRKGRAGKGLPSPLSTILAKLCAPGSCDPAVLYAVVSTSLPLLFKFALDAFCKGGDNKLVCFHLMTKFVSALDFTEDLTLKDTFNAGNWNLVLLALENLLNSCLNGDIYNVAADRIQHEEVQLKFYRKLTQVLFNNAQTATPAWYRCLKTLLALNHMIVEPDLDELVSSVWVDSDCTEPRVRKARDALISATLTTYTKLRQLPRLFEELLTVVCRPAMDELRQPLVSETMEETLALCLRDTPGSQSLELCELILERIRNDVLPDIREQDGDAALKMFSLCVLLHAVLFSLKTLDNGTPLPLVRQTQRFMGEMLATLKSLLEWLRDVPLSGQKVRESGLLLTYTWVEMDALFQMHCSKYFLYGDMSSSEVKDESLWLLSEVLVKDWDQAALEGYSSVGQLFQKFLALQMMKKIILRSDFASDSSHLDVLQNATQFIVGRGESLPTQFDHLWDLQISSVDADSYPAAHWLLVTTNLHLIAPFLTDEDTAHLATLLLQSVLQRDAEAKGDKQGLSVAIISKQLLDSVVLIELPSLYSAVARSVMQSLTQTIDTQCVGSVCPSLLKPVEEFSREGCDMEEMTNESAGDGGVDPAVVKRLKSVAQEILTTVVSGSPMDLSVAQVDNLLNLFKVSSALNVDGMSLIDYSELFLISFMMATCTQPCGDVEVSVKMALLTDAYNLLTSLLSARNAQFILKFARGSKLLEGAVASLLSRANKGLFENVGAPDWSSFLQAVHCFLQRLLDLIIQRKSSMRLNLEQFASFLLAQSEAAMTATAASGDSARPDPASLLSLQLLLASLSTTGDVMTSSLGKGKQLDQTLVQLLGKILTSTGPVVQASLISGAAGQAFSVDVVAGMVRSELACLSHQAAEGGPEAEGPPTLIHMGLYRSCSLQVLKELCLAPRPIDFILSSLHFLTAYYSAAERANEPGIEEVFVDILHNVHKLLSVSWLSQAELKELQNPVRSLIGQLVATSSLERFNPVLLLLREGLDVSKIPKGNHREVFSAVTVTRLLANCELPESCSKAFWLIAPQIISAMVFVVRESGKETSLISTLTIPALEALSVLLRQGEGLLYNPHHVTLALGATQFVPLEHLSVQDYHAAFEAIHEVLFAIIQCHTQVMLTAAPAFLNCFYRLVASIMFEGKQKGELERASEDGRELLKCARLVERMYSHVATTAEGFTVLSSFIVAQYVSELQKVTLRPEIKTHLTEGIYNILDLCAERDIKFLNTTLPHGLREVLNELYGSYQHYHKAQRQGEEKYTA is encoded by the exons ATGGCTGCCATATATTCTGGCATCCATCTGAAACTTAAGAGTCCTCAAACACCCTGGACGGATAAACTGAAGCTCGCTAGATTTGCTTGGATCTCACCACAATGTGTTCTTCCAAATAAGGAACAA GTTTTATTTGACTGGACCAGccatgctctcactctcttttataGCAAGAAAATCGACTTGGCACAAAAGGTGGTGGAGGGCCTCTGGGTTTACTTTGATGATATCATACACAGCAAGAAACTACAGAATGTCCTGAGTCAGGGAAAAACCATCAGCTTGCGGATAGCAGTGGCACAG GTTATTAATGACAGGATCCTTGAGTACAGCTCCGGCcagtgctctgtctctctcgccacTGTGCTGAGCTGCCTGCGTGGCATCCTGTCCTCGCCCGTCCTCTCTGTCACCTACACTGCCAAGTACGAGCTGCTGGGGGAGCTGCTGGCCAGGCTCAGCCATCTGGCGTGTTCCCggctcagcctgcagcacagtgGGGAGCCCCTGTCAGCAGGGGAGTTCgagatgctgctgctgacacTGAGCACCTACCTGACAGTTCAGAGACAACAGGCCAATGCCAACCGGGTGTTCACCCAGGTGACGtctaacctgctccagcctcTCCTCGTGCTGAGGTACCTGCTGTCCTCCAGGACATGGTCAGAGGAGGATGGTGAGGTGCGGCTCAGGCAGCACGTTAGCAAGGAGATCCGCAGCAAGGTGGATGCTGCCCTGCAGGTGGCGCTGTTCTTCCCAGACAACTTGCAGGCGTACAAGGACGAGCTCCTGCTCTCCTCAGGAGAGGAGCCAGCAGCGGGCAGAAAGGGGCGCGCAGGGAAAGGCTTGCCCTCCCCACTCAGCACAATCCTGGCAAAGCTCTGTGCTCCAGGCTCCTGTGACCCGGCGGTGTTATACGCGGTGGTTTCCACCTCACTTCCTTTGCTCTTCAAATTCGCGTTGGATGCCTTCTGCAAAGGTGGCGACAACAAGCTGGTCTGTTTCCACCTTATGACAAAGTTTGTGTCCGCCCTGGACTTCACTGAAGACTTGACTCTCAAAGACACATTCAATGCGGGGAACTGGAACCTCGTGCTGCTTGCTCTCGAGAACCTCTTGAACAGCTGCTTGAACGGTGACATTTACAATGTGGCAGCCGATCGAATCCAACACGAGGAAGTGCAGCTGAAGTTCTACCGGAAACTGACCCAGGTCCTGTTCAACAACGCACAGACTGCTACGCCAGCATGGTACCGCTGCTTGAAAACCCTCCTGGCGCTCAACCACATGATCGTGGAGCCAGACCTGGATGAACTGGTCTCCTCCGTGTGGGTGGACTCAGACTGCACAGAGCCCCGCGTCCGGAAGGCCCGGGACGCCCTCATCTCAGCAACCCTGACCACCTATACCAAGCTGCGGCAGCTCCCCAGGCTCTTCGAGGAGCTGCTGACCGTAGTTTGCAGGCCGGCCATGGACGAGCTGAGGCAGCCTCTTGTCTCTGAGACCATGGAGGAGACGCTCGCCCTCTGCCTGCGGGACACCCCCGGCAGCCAGAGCCTGGAGCTCTGCGAGCTCATCCTCGAGAGGATCCGGAACGATGTGCTGCCGGACATCCGGGAGCAGGACGGGGACGCCGCACTGAAGATGTTCTCGCTCTGCGTGCTCCTGCACGCCGTGCTCTTCAGCCTGAAGACCCTGGACAACGGCACGCCTTTGCCCCTAgtcaggcagacacagaggttCATGGGAGAGATGCTGGCCACACTGAAGTCTCTACTGGAGTGGCTCAGAGATGTGCCCCTCTCGGGTCAGAAGGTCAGAGAGTCGGGGCTTTTGCTCACCTACACCTGGGTTGAGATGGATGCCCTTTTCCAGATGCACTGCAGTAAATACTTTCTTTATGGAGACATGTCTAGCAGTGAGGTCAAAGATGAAAGCCTCTGGCTGCTCTCTGAAGTGCTAGTGAAGGATTGGGATCAGGCTGCACTAGAGGGCTACAGCTCAGTCGGACAGCTTTTCCAGAAATTTCTGGCCCTTCAGATGATGAAGAAAATCATTCTGAGGAGCGACTTCGCCTCAGATAGTAGTCACTTGGATGTGCTCCAGAATGCCACCCAGTTCATAGTGGGAAGAGGCGAATCGTTGCCTACCCAGTTCGACCATTTGTGGGATCTTCAGATCAGCAGTGTGGATGCTGATAGTTATCCAGCAGCTCACTGGCTTCTGGTGACGACCAACTTGCATCTGATCGCTCCATTCCTCACAGACGAAGACACGGCTCATTTGGCTACCCTACTCCTGCAATCAGTGCTGCAGAGAGATGCTGAGGCAAAAGGAGACAAGCAGGGACTGTCTGTTGCGATCATCTCAAAACAGCTGTTGGACAGTGTGGTTCTTATTGAGTTGCCTTCTCTTTACTCTGCTGTCGCGAGGAGCGTCATGCAGAGTTTGACGCAGACAATTGACACCCAGTGTGTTGGGAGCGTTTGCCCATCGCTTTTGAAACCTGTCGAGGAGTTTAGCAGGGAAGGGTGTGACATGGAGGAAATGACAAATGAGTCTGCCGGTGACGGAGGTGTGGATCCGGCAGTTGTGAAGAGACTGAAGTCTGTTGCTCAGGAGATATTGACGACAGTTGTGTCGGGATCACCGATGGATCTCTCTGTGGCTCAAGTCGACAACCTTTTGAATTTATTCAAGGTCAGCAGTGCTCTAAATGTGGATGGAATGTCCCTGATCGACTACTCCGAGCTCTTCCTGATCTCCTTCATGATGGCAACATGCACTCAGCCTTGTGGTGATGTGGAGGTCTCTGTCAAAATGGCCTTACTTACAGACGCATATAATCTCCTGACCTCCCTGCTGAGCGCGAGAAATGCCCAGTTTATCTTGAAATTTGCTCGCGGAAGCAAACTTCTAGAGGGCGCCGTGGCCTCACTTCTCTCCCGCGCTAACAAGGGCCTGTTTGAAAACGTCGGCGCACCGGACTGGTCCTCTTTCTTGCAGGCAGTGCACTGCTTTCTCCAGCGCCTGCTCGACTTGATAATCCAGCGCAAGAGCAGCATGCGGCTCAATCTGGAGCAGTTTGCCTCCTTCCTCCTGGCCCAAAGTGAGGCAGCCATGACGGCGACAGCTGCCTCCGGTGACTCGGCGAGGCCGGACCCAGCAAGCCTTTTATCCCTGCAGCTGTTGCTCGCCTCTCTCAGCACTACGGGTGACGTCATGACCTCCAGCCTGGGCAAGGGCAAACAGCTGGACCAGACGCTTGTCCAGCTGTTGGGGAAGATTCTCACGTCAACGGGACCTGTTGTCCAGGCGAGCCTGATCAGTGGGGCGGCGGGCCAGGCCTTCTCTGTGGATGTGGTGGCGGGGATGGTGCGCAGTGAGctggcctgtctctctcatcaGGCTGCGGAGGGGGGGCCAGAGGCGGAGGGGCCCCCAACACTCATCCACATGGGGCTGTACCGAAGCTGCAGCCTGCAGGTCCTGAAGGAGCTGTGCCTTGCCCCGCGCCCGATAGACTTCATACTGTCATCTCTGCACTTCCTGACAGCTTACTACAGTGCCGCAGAGAGGGCCAATGAGCCAGGCATCGAAGAGGTTTTTGTGGACATTTTGCACAATGTTCACAAATTACTGTCag TTTCCTGGTTGTCTCAGGCAGAGCTGAAGGAGCTGCAGAATCCAGTGAGGagtctgattggtcagctggtGGCCACAAGTTCCCTGGAGCGGTTCAACCctgtcctgctgctgctgagggaaGGCCTGGATGTGTCAAAGATCCCTAAGGGAAACCACAGG GAGGTTTTCTCTGCGGTGACCGTCACCAGGCTTCTCGCCAATTGTGAGCTCCCAGAGTCCTGCTCAAAGGCATTTTGGCTCATCGCCCCCCAGATCATTTCAGCCATGGTT TTTGTAGTGAGGGAGTCTGGGAAGGAGACCTCGCTAATCTCTACTCTGACCATACCGGCATTGGAGGCTCTTTCAGTTCTACTCCGTCAGGGGGAAGGACTGCTGTACAACCCACATCATGTCACTCTTGCTCTGGGAGCCACACAGTTTGTCCCTCTGGAGCACCTGTCCGTACAGGACTACCATGCAGCCTTTGAAGCCATCCATGAGGTGCTGTTCGCCATAATCCAATGTCATACACAG GTAATGCTGACAGCAGCTCCAGCCTTCCTAAACTGTTTCTACAGACTGGTGGCCTCAATTATGTTCGAGGGAAAACAGaaaggagagctggagagag CTTCAGAGGACGGCAGAGAGCTTTTGAAGTGCGCTCGACTGGTGGAGAGAATGTACTCGCACGTCGCTACCACCGCCGAGGGCTTCACCGTCCTCTCGTCCTTCATCGTGGCGCAGTACGTCAGTGAGCTGCAGAAG GTGACCCTCCGGCCAGAAATCAAAACTCACCTGACCGAAGGCATCTACAACATCCTCGACCTGTGCGCGGAGCGCGACATCAAGTTCCTGAACACCACCCTGCCACACGGGCTGAGAGAGGTTCTCAATGAGCTCTACGGGAGTTACCAACACTACCACAAGGcccagagacagggggaggagaAGTACACGGCATGA